In the genome of Nycticebus coucang isolate mNycCou1 chromosome 12, mNycCou1.pri, whole genome shotgun sequence, one region contains:
- the PDZD9 gene encoding PDZ domain-containing protein 9 isoform X2 → MKRATRKSKKGDVLISVGHANVLGYTLREFLKLLHQITIGTVLQIKVYRDFIDIPQEWQEIHDLIPETKFPVSHTPTKTGKEKDEALTSSDDNEDVVLDKRLKYYRYPRSTGHLPAGRPISISSDWHRYKKKNRTISVGKDINSDVTIHRDQKTEVRAPSPYWTMAKRGNVSSSSSASSISDAFWLEDYAQGEKGKAQPVSKIG, encoded by the exons GTGATGTTCTGATTAGCGTTGGTCATGCCAATGTGTTAGGATATACTCTTCGagaatttttaaagcttttgcatCAAATCACCATAGGAACAGTGCTACAAATCAAGGTTTACCGAGATTTTATTGACATACCCCAAGAATGGCAAGAAATACATGATTTAATCCCTGAGACCAAATTCCCAGTATCACA CACACCAACAAAAACTGGGAAGGAAAAAGATGAAGCTCTTACAAGCAGTGATGATAATGAAGATGTAGTtttagataaaagacttaaatattatAGATATCCACGGTCAACTGGGCATCTCCCTGCAGGGAGACCAATATCCATCTCCAGTGACTGGCACAGATATAAAAAGAAGAACCGTACTATTAGTGTAGGAAAAGACATTAACTCTGATGTGACAATTCACAGAGATCAAAAGACAGAAGTGAGAGCTCCTTCTCCATACTGGACAATGGCAAAGCGTGGCAACGTAAGCTCCTCCTCCTCGGCTTCCTCTATCTCAGATGCCTTCTGGCTGGAAGACTATGCCCAAGGTGAAAAGGGCAAAGCTCAACCAGTATCAAAGATTGGTTAG